In Agromyces sp. SYSU T00194, a genomic segment contains:
- the lpdA gene encoding dihydrolipoyl dehydrogenase: MSEQNFDVVVLGGGSGGYAAALRAVQLGFSVALIEKDKLGGTCLHRGCIPTKALLHAAEIADGAKESEKFGVKATFEGIDMPAVNAYRDGVVSSKWKGLQGLVKARGITVVEGEGRLTSPTTVQVGDQTITGAKVVLATGSYSRTLPGLEIGGRVITSETALQLEWVPQRVAVLGGGVIGVEFASVWRSFGADVTIIEALPHLVPNEEESVSKQLERAFRKRGIDYKLGTRFQGVTQDDSGVVVTLEDGTTVEADLLLVAVGRGPATHNLGYEEVGIEMDRGFVLTNDRLETSVPGVYAVGDIVPGLQLAHRGFQQGIFVAEELAGLDPIVVDDVNIPKVTYCDPEVASVGYTEAKAKEQFGDDQVSSYEYNLGGNGKSHILGTSGSIKVVRVEDGPVVGVHMIGARVGELIGEAQLAVNWEAYPEDVAPLLHAHPTQNEALGEAFLKLAGKPLHAM; the protein is encoded by the coding sequence GTGTCCGAGCAGAATTTTGACGTCGTCGTTCTCGGAGGAGGCAGCGGAGGCTACGCGGCCGCGTTGCGCGCCGTGCAACTCGGCTTCAGCGTCGCCCTCATCGAGAAGGACAAGCTCGGCGGCACCTGCCTGCACCGCGGCTGCATCCCGACGAAGGCGCTCCTGCACGCGGCGGAGATCGCCGACGGGGCCAAGGAGTCGGAGAAGTTCGGCGTGAAGGCCACGTTCGAGGGCATCGACATGCCCGCCGTGAACGCCTACCGCGACGGCGTCGTCTCCAGCAAGTGGAAGGGCCTGCAGGGACTCGTCAAGGCCCGCGGCATCACCGTGGTCGAGGGCGAGGGGCGTCTCACCTCGCCGACCACGGTCCAGGTCGGCGACCAGACCATCACCGGCGCGAAGGTCGTCCTGGCCACCGGTTCGTACTCGCGCACGCTCCCCGGCCTGGAGATCGGCGGCCGGGTCATCACCAGCGAGACCGCCCTCCAGCTCGAGTGGGTGCCGCAGCGCGTCGCCGTCCTCGGCGGCGGCGTGATCGGGGTCGAGTTCGCGAGCGTGTGGCGCTCGTTCGGCGCCGACGTCACGATCATCGAGGCCCTGCCGCACCTGGTGCCCAACGAGGAGGAGTCGGTCTCGAAGCAGCTCGAGCGCGCGTTCCGCAAGCGCGGCATCGACTACAAGCTCGGCACGCGCTTCCAGGGCGTCACCCAGGACGACAGCGGCGTGGTCGTCACGCTCGAGGACGGCACGACCGTCGAGGCCGACCTGCTCCTCGTCGCGGTCGGCCGCGGTCCGGCGACCCACAACCTCGGCTACGAGGAGGTCGGCATCGAGATGGACCGCGGGTTCGTGCTCACCAACGACCGCCTCGAGACGAGCGTTCCGGGCGTCTACGCCGTCGGCGACATCGTCCCCGGGCTCCAGCTCGCGCACCGCGGCTTCCAGCAGGGCATCTTCGTCGCCGAGGAGCTCGCCGGCCTCGACCCGATCGTCGTCGACGACGTCAACATCCCGAAGGTCACCTACTGCGACCCCGAGGTCGCGTCGGTCGGCTACACCGAGGCGAAGGCCAAGGAGCAGTTCGGCGACGATCAGGTGTCGAGCTACGAGTACAACCTCGGTGGCAACGGCAAGAGCCACATCCTCGGCACGAGCGGATCGATCAAGGTCGTCCGCGTCGAGGACGGCCCCGTGGTCGGCGTCCACATGATCGGCGCACGCGTCGGCGAGCTCATCGGCGAGGCCCAGCTGGCCGTGAACTGGGAGGCGTACCCCGAGGACGTCGCCCCGCTCCTGCACGCGCACCCGACGCAGAACGAGGCGCTCGGCGAGGCGTTCCTGAAGCTCGCCGGCAAGCCGCTGCACGCGATGTGA
- a CDS encoding DUF7455 domain-containing protein, whose translation MTRYPETDGAVDELEPPHELTALDRCDSCGAQAYIRVVVNNGELLFCAHHGRKHQEKLSEIAHSWHDESSRLVSESRP comes from the coding sequence ATGACCCGATACCCGGAGACCGATGGTGCGGTCGATGAGCTCGAGCCGCCGCACGAGCTCACCGCGCTGGACCGCTGCGACAGCTGCGGTGCGCAGGCGTACATCCGCGTCGTCGTGAACAACGGCGAGCTGCTGTTCTGCGCGCACCACGGCCGCAAGCACCAGGAGAAGCTCTCCGAGATCGCGCACAGCTGGCACGACGAGTCCAGCCGCCTGGTCTCGGAGTCGCGCCCCTAG
- a CDS encoding proteasome assembly chaperone family protein, producing the protein MRDPRELYELVDGVEVPEGLPLVAGLTGFADSGGAVSQFTSYLVDTLDTELVAEFDVDELLDYRARRPVITFDQDHISDYEPPRLRMHLASDELGRRFLLLTGFEPDFQWERFVRAVLDLVDRFGVATATWVHAIPMPVPHTRPMGVTVSGNRDDLVESMSVWRPHTQAPGNALHLLEYRLRERGMPIAGFVLLVPHYLADTEYPLAAVSALECISAATGLIFPTDALREQGREFIARIDEQVGENGELAKLVGSLEERHDAYMEGTTLRSPLTDEAGEVPSADDIAAELEKFLAFRRTRDDDTPRG; encoded by the coding sequence ATGCGAGACCCCCGCGAACTCTACGAGCTGGTCGACGGCGTCGAGGTCCCCGAGGGGCTCCCGCTGGTCGCCGGCCTCACCGGGTTCGCCGACTCGGGCGGCGCCGTCTCGCAGTTCACGAGCTACCTGGTCGACACGCTCGACACCGAGCTGGTGGCGGAGTTCGACGTCGACGAGCTGCTGGACTACCGGGCCCGTCGCCCCGTCATCACGTTCGACCAGGACCACATCTCCGACTACGAGCCCCCACGCCTGCGGATGCACCTCGCGAGCGACGAGCTCGGACGGCGATTCCTCCTGCTGACCGGCTTCGAGCCCGACTTCCAGTGGGAGCGGTTCGTGCGCGCGGTGCTGGACCTCGTCGACCGGTTCGGCGTGGCGACCGCGACCTGGGTGCACGCGATCCCCATGCCCGTGCCGCACACGCGTCCGATGGGCGTGACCGTCAGCGGCAACCGGGACGACCTCGTCGAGTCGATGTCGGTGTGGCGCCCGCACACGCAGGCGCCCGGCAACGCGCTGCACCTGCTCGAGTACCGGCTGCGCGAGCGCGGCATGCCGATCGCCGGCTTCGTGCTCCTGGTGCCGCACTACCTCGCCGACACCGAGTACCCGCTCGCGGCGGTGTCCGCGCTCGAGTGCATCAGCGCGGCGACGGGGCTGATCTTCCCGACCGACGCACTCCGCGAGCAGGGACGCGAGTTCATCGCCCGCATCGATGAGCAGGTCGGCGAGAACGGCGAGCTCGCGAAGCTGGTCGGCTCGCTGGAGGAACGCCACGACGCCTACATGGAGGGCACGACGCTGCGGTCGCCGCTCACCGACGAGGCGGGCGAGGTGCCCAGCGCCGACGACATCGCCGCCGAGTTGGAGAAGTTCCTCGCGTTCCGCCGCACGCGGGACGACGACACGCCGCGCGGATAG
- the sucB gene encoding 2-oxoglutarate dehydrogenase, E2 component, dihydrolipoamide succinyltransferase, translating to MSESVSLPALGESVTEGTVTRWLKNVGDQVEVDEPLLEVSTDKVDTEIPSPVAGVIEEILVQEDETVEVGTPLVTIGDGSGAAAPAAEPEPAAAPEPEPAPEPEAAPEPEPAPEPAPEPEPAPAAPAAPAAPAAPPAPPAAPAAPAAPAAPAAPAAPAAPAAPAASAPAHAGGGYVTPIVRKLANDQGVDLSTVTGTGVGGRIRKQDVLDARSTEAAAAPAAAPKPRPEPSPLRGTTQAMTRLRKVVAERAVVSMQSTAQLTSVVEVDVTKVARLRDKAKAAFLEETGNKLSFMPFFALAAIEALRAYPIINSTVDGDSIVYPDTENLSIAVDTERGLLTPVIKNAGEHDIAGLSAQIADLAERTRNNQLKPDELAGGTFTLTNTGSRGALFDTPVVFLPQTAILGTGIVVKRPVVVSQDGSDAIAVRSMVYLALSYDHRIIDGADAARFLTAVKDRLEEGDFEGDLGI from the coding sequence ATGAGCGAATCCGTCAGCCTCCCGGCACTCGGTGAGAGTGTCACCGAGGGTACGGTCACCCGATGGCTGAAGAACGTCGGCGACCAGGTGGAGGTCGACGAGCCCCTGCTCGAGGTCTCGACCGACAAGGTCGACACCGAGATCCCGTCGCCCGTCGCGGGGGTCATCGAGGAGATCCTCGTCCAGGAGGACGAGACGGTCGAGGTCGGCACGCCGCTCGTGACCATCGGTGACGGCTCCGGCGCCGCAGCGCCGGCGGCCGAGCCGGAGCCCGCCGCAGCCCCCGAGCCGGAGCCCGCTCCCGAGCCCGAGGCTGCTCCCGAGCCGGAGCCCGCTCCCGAGCCGGCCCCGGAGCCGGAGCCCGCTCCTGCGGCGCCCGCAGCCCCGGCCGCACCCGCGGCTCCGCCCGCACCGCCCGCAGCACCGGCGGCTCCCGCGGCACCGGCCGCTCCTGCGGCCCCGGCCGCTCCCGCGGCCCCGGCCGCTCCTGCCGCATCCGCCCCGGCCCACGCGGGCGGCGGCTACGTCACCCCGATCGTGCGCAAGCTCGCGAACGACCAGGGCGTGGACCTCTCGACCGTCACCGGCACCGGTGTCGGCGGCCGCATCCGCAAGCAGGACGTGCTCGACGCCCGGTCGACGGAGGCCGCAGCCGCGCCCGCTGCAGCGCCGAAGCCGCGCCCGGAGCCCTCGCCGCTGCGCGGCACGACGCAGGCGATGACGCGCCTGCGCAAGGTCGTCGCCGAGCGCGCCGTGGTCTCGATGCAGTCGACGGCCCAGCTCACGAGCGTCGTCGAGGTCGACGTCACCAAGGTGGCGCGCCTCCGCGACAAGGCCAAGGCGGCGTTCCTCGAGGAGACCGGCAACAAGCTCTCCTTCATGCCGTTCTTCGCGCTGGCCGCCATCGAGGCGCTCCGCGCGTACCCGATCATCAACTCGACCGTCGACGGCGACTCGATCGTCTACCCCGACACCGAGAACCTGAGCATCGCGGTCGACACCGAGCGCGGCCTGCTGACCCCGGTGATCAAGAACGCGGGCGAGCACGACATCGCCGGCCTGTCGGCGCAGATCGCCGACCTCGCCGAGCGCACCCGCAACAACCAGCTGAAGCCCGACGAGCTCGCCGGCGGCACCTTCACGCTGACGAACACCGGCTCGCGCGGTGCGCTGTTCGACACCCCCGTGGTGTTCCTGCCGCAGACCGCTATCCTGGGCACGGGCATCGTCGTGAAGCGTCCGGTCGTGGTCAGCCAGGACGGCTCCGACGCGATCGCGGTCCGTTCGATGGTCTACCTCGCGCTGTCGTACGACCACCGCATCATCGACGGGGCCGACGCCGCCCGATTCCTCACCGCGGTCAAGGACCGCCTCGAGGAAGGCGACTTCGAGGGCGACCTCGGCATCTGA
- a CDS encoding RNA polymerase sigma factor, protein MAQQTEPKQGAPATKAAKSASTATKSPAKQATGTGSTAKKATTKRAPAKSTGSSTTKTRTAKRTDEAPATEQRAPRSRAATGTRKKAAPKDADEEEADGPDADDQHEDEAETPTAKVEAHPTGAIVLRAVDEDDDVPVYSTQITGATADPVKDYLKQIGKVALLNAAEEVELAMRIEAGLFAEEKLSHMSKEEHRSQLGRELAWVAKDGQRAKSHLLGANLRLVVSLAKRYTGRGMQFLDLIQEGNLGLIRAVEKFDYTKGFKFSTYATWWIRQAITRAMADQARTIRIPVHMVEVINKLARVQRQMLQDLGREPTPEELSKELDMTPEKVVEVQKYGREPISLHTPLGEDGDSEFGDLIEDTEAVVPADAVGFTMLQKQLESLLDSLSEREAGVIRMRFGLGDGQPKTLDQIGDTFGVTRERIRQIESKTMAKLRHPSRSQSLRDYLE, encoded by the coding sequence ATGGCACAGCAGACCGAACCGAAGCAGGGCGCCCCTGCGACGAAGGCCGCGAAGTCCGCATCCACCGCCACCAAGTCGCCCGCGAAGCAGGCCACCGGCACGGGCTCGACGGCGAAGAAGGCCACGACCAAGCGCGCGCCCGCGAAGTCGACGGGCTCGAGCACCACGAAGACGCGCACGGCGAAGCGCACCGACGAGGCGCCTGCGACCGAGCAGCGCGCCCCGCGTTCGCGCGCCGCGACCGGCACCCGCAAGAAGGCCGCCCCGAAGGACGCCGACGAGGAGGAGGCCGACGGCCCCGACGCCGACGACCAGCACGAGGACGAGGCCGAGACCCCGACCGCCAAGGTCGAGGCGCACCCGACCGGCGCCATCGTGCTGCGCGCCGTCGACGAGGACGACGACGTACCGGTCTACTCGACCCAGATCACGGGTGCCACGGCCGACCCGGTCAAGGACTACCTGAAGCAGATCGGCAAGGTCGCGCTCCTGAACGCGGCCGAGGAGGTCGAGCTCGCGATGCGCATCGAGGCCGGCCTGTTCGCCGAGGAGAAGCTGTCGCACATGTCCAAGGAGGAGCATCGCAGCCAGCTCGGCCGCGAGCTCGCCTGGGTCGCGAAGGACGGCCAGCGCGCGAAGAGCCACCTCCTGGGCGCGAACCTGCGCCTGGTGGTCTCCCTCGCGAAGCGCTACACCGGCCGCGGCATGCAGTTCCTCGACCTCATCCAGGAGGGCAACCTCGGCCTCATCCGCGCGGTCGAGAAGTTCGACTACACCAAGGGCTTCAAGTTCTCGACCTACGCGACGTGGTGGATCCGCCAGGCGATCACGCGCGCCATGGCCGACCAGGCCCGCACCATCCGCATCCCGGTGCACATGGTCGAGGTCATCAACAAGCTCGCTCGCGTGCAGCGCCAGATGCTGCAGGACCTGGGCCGCGAGCCCACGCCCGAGGAGCTGTCGAAGGAACTCGACATGACCCCCGAGAAGGTCGTCGAGGTGCAGAAGTACGGCCGCGAGCCGATCTCGCTGCACACCCCGCTCGGCGAGGACGGCGACAGCGAGTTCGGCGACCTGATCGAGGACACCGAGGCGGTCGTCCCGGCCGACGCGGTGGGCTTCACGATGCTGCAGAAGCAGCTCGAGAGCCTGCTCGACTCGCTGTCCGAGCGGGAGGCCGGCGTGATCCGCATGCGCTTCGGCCTCGGCGACGGCCAGCCGAAGACGCTCGACCAGATCGGCGACACGTTCGGCGTGACGCGCGAGCGCATCCGCCAGATCGAGTCGAAGACGATGGCGAAGCTGCGCCACCCGTCGCGCTCCCAGTCGCTCCGCGACTACCTCGAGTAG
- a CDS encoding type 1 glutamine amidotransferase encodes MTTLAIVSLFPSLLNVNGDAENGDVLAARARWAGLDAMHLRLEDAGEMPVEPDVIVLGSGTDAAAHVARERLAPLHDDLRRWATEGVRILGVGIGMELLSWGIEFADGGTLEGLGIVPGRAVPRDARVSDDLVVRTRHGLLVGYENHARDYVGAEASPLGRVVRGSGNGRDSGQEGVVMGSVMGTHLHGPVLAKHPVLADAMLTAAAERRGATYRVADAASVVDGYADAARSTILERLGVSAG; translated from the coding sequence ATGACGACCCTGGCGATCGTGAGCCTGTTCCCCAGCCTGCTGAACGTCAACGGCGATGCCGAGAACGGCGACGTCCTCGCCGCGCGCGCCCGCTGGGCGGGGCTCGATGCGATGCACCTGCGGCTCGAGGACGCCGGCGAGATGCCGGTCGAGCCCGACGTGATCGTGCTGGGCTCGGGAACGGATGCGGCCGCGCACGTGGCCCGGGAACGCCTCGCGCCGCTCCACGACGACCTGCGCCGGTGGGCGACCGAGGGCGTGCGCATCCTCGGCGTCGGCATCGGCATGGAACTGCTCAGCTGGGGGATCGAGTTCGCGGACGGCGGCACCCTCGAGGGCCTCGGCATCGTGCCGGGGCGCGCGGTGCCGCGCGATGCGCGGGTGAGCGACGACCTCGTCGTGCGCACGAGGCACGGCCTGCTCGTCGGCTACGAGAACCACGCCCGCGACTACGTGGGCGCCGAGGCCTCGCCGCTCGGCCGCGTCGTCCGCGGCAGCGGCAACGGCCGCGACTCCGGGCAGGAGGGCGTGGTCATGGGATCCGTCATGGGCACGCACCTGCACGGGCCGGTGCTCGCGAAGCACCCCGTGCTGGCCGACGCGATGCTGACCGCCGCCGCCGAGCGGCGCGGGGCGACGTACCGCGTCGCCGACGCGGCATCCGTCGTCGACGGCTACGCCGACGCGGCGCGATCGACGATCCTCGAGCGCCTGGGCGTTTCCGCGGGCTGA
- a CDS encoding Mur ligase family protein, with protein MRYAPAILVGRFVRFLARLRKPGGGSAVPGLVVNRIAPGYLPHALGAFPDGLVVVSGSSGKSTTTKMLVGVLRAHGRSVFTNPSTANISQGLTSALLERADVRGRVPGDLAVLEMDEGHGARVTAGLHPDVVVLTNVMVDQIDRFHDSEAVAGMLGRIAGRATRSIVLNADDAYLVQVASVAERGVAIERFGVSGEVLAATPRGLGNAETAGERLAPGDGVRIVALDGDRVTLEADGRTVDARLPARGIHYAVDAAAAIAGARAVLGRDLDLDAAAASISAMPAVFGRGERVSVRGVDVEFVLVQNPSSFQLNVDGIAPGTDQILFAMGSDVRDPSYFWPVDASGLGRVHAVSGSKAHEAALQLAYDGVVIDRVEPDLGTALDEFLALPEPETGVKTIVFTADSMRRTRAHLGLAEAKEDA; from the coding sequence GTGCGCTACGCGCCGGCGATCCTCGTCGGCCGGTTCGTGCGGTTCCTCGCCCGGCTGCGCAAGCCCGGCGGGGGATCGGCCGTGCCCGGCCTCGTGGTGAACCGCATCGCCCCCGGCTACCTCCCGCACGCGCTCGGCGCGTTCCCCGACGGCCTCGTCGTGGTCTCGGGCTCGAGCGGCAAGTCGACGACGACCAAGATGCTCGTCGGGGTGCTGCGCGCGCACGGGCGATCGGTCTTCACCAACCCGTCGACCGCGAACATCAGCCAGGGCCTCACCTCGGCCCTGCTCGAGCGCGCCGACGTGCGGGGCCGGGTGCCGGGCGATCTCGCGGTGCTCGAGATGGACGAGGGCCACGGTGCGCGCGTCACGGCGGGCCTCCACCCCGACGTCGTGGTGCTGACCAACGTCATGGTGGACCAGATCGACCGGTTCCACGACTCCGAGGCGGTCGCGGGCATGCTCGGGCGCATCGCGGGCCGCGCCACCCGCTCCATCGTGCTCAACGCCGATGACGCGTACCTGGTGCAGGTGGCGTCCGTCGCCGAGCGGGGGGTCGCGATCGAGCGATTCGGCGTGAGCGGCGAGGTGCTCGCGGCGACGCCGCGCGGGCTCGGCAACGCCGAGACCGCGGGGGAGCGGCTCGCCCCCGGCGACGGCGTGCGCATCGTCGCCCTCGACGGCGACCGCGTCACGCTCGAGGCGGACGGACGCACCGTCGACGCGCGGCTGCCCGCCCGCGGCATCCACTACGCCGTCGATGCGGCGGCCGCGATCGCCGGCGCCCGCGCGGTGCTCGGCCGCGACCTCGACCTCGATGCCGCCGCCGCGTCGATCAGCGCCATGCCGGCGGTCTTCGGCCGCGGCGAGCGGGTGTCGGTGCGCGGGGTCGACGTCGAGTTCGTCCTGGTGCAGAACCCGTCGAGCTTCCAGCTGAACGTCGACGGCATCGCCCCCGGCACCGACCAGATCCTGTTCGCCATGGGGTCGGACGTGCGCGACCCGTCCTACTTCTGGCCGGTCGACGCCTCAGGCCTGGGCCGGGTCCACGCGGTCTCGGGGTCGAAGGCGCACGAGGCGGCGCTCCAGCTCGCCTACGACGGGGTGGTCATCGATCGCGTCGAGCCCGACCTCGGCACCGCGCTCGACGAGTTCCTCGCACTGCCCGAGCCCGAGACGGGCGTGAAGACGATCGTGTTCACGGCCGACTCGATGCGCCGCACCCGCGCCCACCTCGGCCTCGCCGAGGCGAAGGAGGACGCATGA